The Daucus carota subsp. sativus chromosome 2, DH1 v3.0, whole genome shotgun sequence genome includes a window with the following:
- the LOC108206977 gene encoding laccase-15: MLNHNMPSIFFPLAALFIFVQCHAWGDHGHYDFVVKEASYTRLCETKKILTVNGQFPGPTLYARKGDTLVINVHNQAKHNITIHWHGVRQPRNPWSDGPVYITQCPIQPGATFTQRVILTDEEGTLWWHAHNDWTRATVHGSIQIYPRHGSSYPFPAPHQDVPIILGQWWKKNVTEVLEEFLASGASPNTSDAFLINGQPGDLYNCSKQDTFKLNVEYGRTYLLRIINAVMNEIMFFAIDGHNLTAVATDAAYSKPLTREYMVIAPGQTLDVLLHADQKPDQYYMAARAYSSSPVIPFDNTTTTAILQYIDNQNPPSELPRLPYYNDTNAAFSVLGALKALASEEHPVSVPNKISTKLFFTVSINAQPCPNTRCQGPNGTHLAASVNNISFVNPSVDILEAYYYHITGVYKNGFPSISPLMFNYTADYVPLNFNAAKRGTKVNVIRYNSTVELVFQGTNQVGSSIDHPMHLHGYSFYIVGYGFGNFDKDKDPLNYNLVDPPLRNTVVVPRNGWAAVRFKADNPGVWFMHCHLERHLSWGMNMVFIVRNGNHPKSRILPRPADMPPC; the protein is encoded by the exons atgctTAATCATAACATGCCTAGCATTTTTTTTCCTCTAGCAGCTCTGTTTATATTCGTCCAGTGTCATGCTTGGGGAGACCACGGTCACTATGACTTTGTG GTGAAGGAAGCAAGCTACACAAGGCTGTGCGAAACAAAGAAGATCCTCACCGTAAATGGTCAATTTCCGGGGCCAACTCTGTATGCTCGCAAAGGCGATACTCTTGTCATCAATGTTCATAATCAAGCAAAACACAATATTACTATTCACTG GCATGGAGTAAGGCAACCGAGAAATCCATGGTCCGACGGACCGGTGTATATCACACAATGTCCGATCCAGCCAGGAGCTACTTTCACACAGAGGGTGATACTAACAGACGAAGAAGGTACCTTATGGTGGCACGCTCATAATGACTGGACAAGAGCCACTGTGCATGGCTCTATTCAGATTTATCCCAGACATGGCTCTAGCTACCCCTTCCCAGCCCCTCATCAAGATGTCCCCATCATCTTAG GACAATGGTGGAAGAAAAATGTAACAGAGGTGCTTGAGGAGTTTCTTGCGTCAGGGGCAAGTCCAAACACTTCTGATGCTTTTCTTATAAATGGTCAGCCTGGTGATCTGTATAATTGCTCAAAGCAGG ATACATTCAAACTCAATGTGGAGTATGGAAGAACGTATCTCCTTCGTATAATAAACGCGGTGATGAACGAAATCATGTTTTTCGCCATTGATGGTCACAATCTAACGGCCGTGGCAACAGATGCTGCGTACTCCAAGCCATTGACAAGGGAATACATGGTCATCGCCCCGGGCCAGACCCTCGATGTTCTGTTGCACGCAGACCAGAAGCCTGATCAGTATTATATGGCTGCAAGAGCATACTCTTCGAGTCCTGTTATTCCTTTTGATAACACAACTACCACCGCAATTTTACAATATATTGATAATCAGAATCCGCCAAGTGAACTGCCTAGGCTTCCGTATTACAATGACACGAACGCGGCTTTTAGTGTCCTCGGTGCACTCAAGGCCTTGGCTAGCGAAGAACATCCTGTTTCCGTACCAAATAAAATCAGCACCAAATTGTTCTTCACTGTTTCGATCAATGCACAGCCCTGTCCTAACACACGTTGTCAGGGGCCGAATGGGACACATTTGGCCGCGAGTGTCAACAACATAAGTTTTGTGAATCCGTCTGTTGACATACTTGAGGCCTACTATTATCACATAACCGGAGTTTATAAGAACGGTTTTCCCAGCATTTCGCCTCTGATGTTTAATTACACAGCGGATTATGTGCCTTTGAATTTTAATGCAGCAAAGAGAGGGACTAAAGTGAATGTAATACGCTATAATTCGACTGTGGAGCTGGTTTTTCAAGGCACAAATCAGGTAGGATCCTCCATTGATCATCCAATGCACTTACATGGGTACAGCTTCTATATTGTGGGATATGGTTTCGGAAATTTTGACAAGGATAAGGACCCTTTGAACTATAATCTCGTTGATCCGCCTTTGCGGAACACGGTTGTTGTCCCCAGGAATGGATGGGCTGCGGTGAGGTTCAAAGCGGACAATCCTG GAGTATGGTTTATGCATTGTCATTTAGAGCGTCACCTGTCATGGGGAATGAACATGGTGTTTATAGTGAGAAATGGAAATCATCCGAAGAGCCGAATCTTACCCCGGCCAGCAGACATGCCACCGTGCTGA
- the LOC108205693 gene encoding E3 ubiquitin-protein ligase RDUF2, which produces MSWATASYWCYRCTRFVRVSSSNDHVICPYCDGGFVEAVDAAPAPESQRRREVYGRRRRNGGDRSPFNPVIVLRGGGEGGDGGSFELFYDDGAGNGLRPLPETMSEFLMGSGFDRLLDQLSQIEMNGLGRSEHPPASKTAVESMPRVEIGDRHVSGESQCAVCHESFVLGSEAREMPCKHLYHSDCILPWLAMRNSCPVCRFELPAETGNESVEGNVEDEAVGLTIWRLPGGGFAVGRFAGGQRGVGGGERELPVVYTEMDGGFNNSNGGGVPRRVQWGSRSSRVREGGVGRAFRNFVSFFGRLRNLSHSNSLSSRSGNPISRSRSVSSSTSTSSSVFSRYVRRRRERMDFA; this is translated from the coding sequence ATGTCTTGGGCGACGGCGTCGTATTGGTGTTATCGGTGCACTCGTTTCGTTAGGGTTTCGTCAAGTAACGATCATGTTATTTGTCCGTACTGCGACGGAGGGTTTGTAGAGGCGGTGGATGCGGCGCCGGCGCCGGAATCTCAGCGCCGGAGGGAGGTGTatgggaggaggaggaggaacgGCGGCGATCGGTCGCCGTTTAATCCGGTGATTGTGCTGAGAGGCGGCGGGGAGGGTGGAGATGGGGGAAGTTTCGAGCTTTTTTATGATGACGGCGCCGGAAATGGACTCCGGCCGTTGCCGGAGACGATGTCGGAGTTTCTGATGGGATCTGGATTCGATCGGTTGCTTGATCAGTTGTCGCAGATTGAAATGAACGGGTTAGGGCGGTCGGAGCATCCGCCTGCTTCGAAAACCGCCGTTGAATCGATGCCGAGAGTCGAGATCGGTGATCGCCACGTCAGCGGGGAGTCTCAGTGTGCTGTGTGTCATGAATCGTTTGTTTTAGGTTCTGAAGCGAGGGAGATGCCGTGTAAGCATTTGTATCATTCCGATTGTATTCTCCCGTGGCTTGCGATGAGGAATTCGTGCCCTGTGTGTCGATTTGAGCTGCCTGCGGAGACGGGGAACGAGAGTGTAGAGGGGAATGTGGAGGATGAGGCGGTTGGATTGACAATTTGGAGGCTTCCTGGTGGCGGATTCGCGGTTGGGAGGTTTGCCGGTGGACAGAGAGGTGTAGGAGGCGGAGAACGGGAGCTTCCGGTTGTTTATACAGAAATGGACGGCGGTTTCAATAATAGTAATGGCGGTGGTGTGCCGAGGAGAGTTCAGTGGGGATCAAGAAGTAGTAGAGTGAGGGAAGGTGGAGTTGGGAGGGCTTTCCGGAATTTTGTGTCGTTTTTTGGGAGGTTAAGGAATTTGAGTCATTCTAATTCGTTGTCTTCGAGGTCGGGGAATCCAATTAGCAGAAGCAGAAGTGTGTCGAGTTCAACTTCGACATCGAGTTCAGTGTTTAGTAGATATGTGAGGAGGCGCCGTGAAAGGATGGATTTTGCGTAG
- the LOC108206202 gene encoding uncharacterized protein LOC108206202, with amino-acid sequence MNTASALTHCRLTPPCKFALSRTSKFSLRRLNKHLECIPPNCTFSDQKSPDYASFTLKCTASKAPSNLDRKPSLHQLSLLPTRSKNRSFRPVKCSYSDSTISESRPSLFDNFKNLSSESLKETLLKLTPFDVCKLSLVLSVAIVGVKWAASVLFSPFFWMYFSWTWLFWPWMVAVAVGVYGIFCFRKHLKGEANEFEQLSIVTSAFTWLTLVPPAYFNGFLEGWPYVFFFVYHYFFFFNVSVRKRMYGDFNPREHDPKWDVSTPTWQRLLFSVGVVAGHWFAALEGPELHLIPGGWSNVGVWALIMTTLFMQYHSTLYLAKYSEKVVVPTAVVQFGPYRWVRHPIYASTMLLMATYFLALRAPVSSLFTIAICLLYYGQKAKVEETLMTDTFGKSYTEYMDRVKYKLIPFVY; translated from the coding sequence ATGAATACAGCTTCTGCATTAACCCATTGTAGACTGACACCACCATGTAAATTTGCACTTTCAAGAACAAGCAAATTTTCTTTGAGGCGTTTGAACAAACACCTGGAATGCATACCACCGAACTGCACCTTTTCGGACCAGAAAAGCCCAGATTATGCCTCATTTACTTTGAAGTGTACCGCATCCAAGGCACCCAGCAATCTTGATCGAAAACCCAGTTTGCATCAGCTGTCATTATTGCCTACAAGAAGCAAAAATCGTTCCTTCAGGCCAGTTAAATGCTCATATTCAGACAGTACTATCTCAGAATCACGACCCTCTTTGTTTGATAATTTCAAGAATCTATCTTCTGAATCTTTGAAAGAGACCCTTTTGAAATTGACCCCGTTTGATGTTTGTAAGTTGTCTTTGGTCCTTTCTGTGGCAATTGTGGGGGTAAAATGGGCTGCAAGTGTGCTATTTAGTCCTTTTTTCTGGATGTATTTTAGTTGGACTTGGTTATTTTGGCCATGGATGGTTGCAGTTGCGGTGGGTGTTTATGGTATTTTTTGTTTTCGTAAGCATTTGAAAGGGGAGGCTAATGAGTTTGAGCAACTATCGATTGTGACTTCAGCATTTACATGGTTGACTTTAGTCCCACCTGCTTATTTCAATGGTTTCTTAGAGGGATGGCCTTATGTTTTCTTTTTCGTTTAtcattatttctttttctttaatgtGAGTGTTCGGAAACGTATGTATGGTGATTTTAATCCTCGGGAGCATGATCCGAAATGGGATGTGAGTACACCTACTTGGCAGCGGTTGTTGTTTAGTGTCGGAGTTGTAGCTGGTCACTGGTTTGCTGCACTTGAAGGGCCTGAGCTGCATCTCATTCCTGGAGGATGGAGCAATGTGGGAGTTTGGGCTCTGATAATGACGACATTGTTTATGCAGTATCATTCTACATTGTATCTTGCAAAGTATTCTGAAAAGGTTGTTGTGCCAACTGCTGTTGTTCAATTTGGACCATACCGGTGGGTTCGCCACCCAATATATGCATCCACTATGCTTTTGATGGCGACCTACTTCTTGGCTCTTCGTGCACCTGTCAGCTCGCTATTTACCATTGCGATATGTTTGCTGTATTATGGGCAGAAGGCGAAAGTGGAGGAAACACTAATGACAGATACTTTTGGAAAGAGTTATACGGAGTACATGGACAGAGTTAAGTACAAGCTAATCCCTTTTGTTTATTAG
- the LOC108206412 gene encoding zinc transporter 2, translating into MASLKSPTSLVAALLCFLLQFSMIKAHYASEGIDSDLSERSLIVVKIWCLVIIFLGTFVCGLIPLLFRSKSKVLVLGNSFAAGVFLVISMHFLQDSANVSDDYTEGSSFLPFIFVLIGYVFILLVESFLFKAKKEDGETQALVRVEAGIKEGESVSDNISSNPRLVSKAAVEAAVVIILGLSLHSVFEGFTIGLAERDRYAWRYLWTIGIHKVASGLSLGIVVLRMQPKRPILTSIAYSFAFAISTPIGIIISLIIKKAAQDGTADWVYVLTQAAASGVFLHVSIYHLLAKGFSPQDQSAHTTPFRRFFVLCLGIGVVTIGLIFD; encoded by the exons ATGGCTTCTCTCAAGTCACCAACTTCTCTTGTTGCAGCTTTACTATGCTTCTTGCTGCAATTTTCCATGATCAAGGCTCACTACGCAAGCGAAGGCATCGATTCAGATTTGAGCGAACGGAGCCTAATTGTCGTAAAAATCTGGTGTTTGGTGATCATATTCTTGGGAACATTTGTATGTGGATTGATTCCACTGCTTTTCAGGTCAAAATCCAAGGTTTTGGTACTTGGTAACTCGTTTGCTGCTGGCGTGTTCCTTGTAATATCAATGCATTTCTTGCAAGATTCGGCCAATGTGTCGGATGATTATACGGAGGGTTCATCTTTTTTACCTTTCATATTTGTGCTGATCGGATATGTTTTCATATTATTGGTGGAGTCGTTTTTGTTCAAGGCTAAGAAAGAGGATGGAGAAACTCAGGCTCTTGTTCGAGTGGAGGCAGGGATCAAAGAAGGGGAGTCTGTGAGTGATAACATTAGTAGTAATCCGAGATTAGTGAGCAAAGCTGCAGTTGAAGCGGCTGTTGTTATTATTTTGGGACTGTCTTTGCACTCAGTTTTTGAGGGATTCACCATTGGTTTAGCAG AACGCGATAGATATGCCTGGAGATATTTGTGGACAATTGGCATTCACAAGGTTGCGTCGGGACTGTCACTGGGAATTGTTGTGCTCAGAATGCAACCGAAAAGGCCAATATTGACAAGCATTGCATACTCATTTGCTTTCGCCATTTCAACTCCCATTGGAATAATAATCTCACTAATTATCAAAAAAGCTGCTCAAGATGGGACTGCTGATTGGGTCTATGTTCTAACACAGGCCGCGGCTTCTGGAGTGTTCCTCCATGTCTCCATTTATCATCTCCTTGCCAAAGGCTTTAGCCCACAAGATCAATCTGCTCACACCACTCCTTTTAGAAGATTTTTCGTCTTGTGTCTGGGGATAGGGGTTGTCACCATTGGTTTGATTTTCGATTAG
- the LOC108208492 gene encoding probable amidase At4g34880 produces the protein MVQRNKMAICSLLQLVIALSTFISSTRTCDAFSIQEASVSDFQIAFKKNLLTSRELVEFYLGEIRELNPNLKGVIEVNPDALLEAEKADKERQANSSASFPHLHGIPVLLKDLIATKDKLNTTAGSFALLGSVVPRDAAVVLKLRQAGAVILGKASLSEWANFRSLSAPSGWSSRGGQGKNPYVLSADPCGSSSGSAISVAANMVAISLGTETDGSILCPASFNAVVGIKPTVGLTSRSGVIPISPRQDTVGPICRSVADAVYVLETIAGYDSNDANATKVASKYIPSGGYTQFLRINGLVGKRLGIVRNPFFSFINDSEVSLHFEQHFKTLRQRGAILVDDLEVPNISVILNSTLSGEATALLAEFKLSINAYLEDLVISPVRSLADIIAFNQNFSDLEMLDELGQVIFLAAEATNGIGMDETKAILSLEKLSRDGLEKLMRDHKLDAVVTPSPFCAPVLAIGGYPGITVPAAYDSNGVPRGICFGGLKGSEPKLIEIAYGFEQATKIRKPPTFLL, from the exons ATGGTGCAACGAAACAAAATGGCCATCTGTTCACTGTTACAGCTTGTCATAGCCTTGTCAACTTTCATATCAAGCACAAGAACTTGTGATGCCTTCTCAATCCAGGAGGCCTCGGTTTCTGACTTTCAAATTGCTTTCAAGAAAAATCTACTCACCTCTCGTGAGCTCGTTGAGTTCTACCTGGGAGAAATTCGTGAACTCAACCCAAATCTTAAAGGGGTTATTGAGGTGAACCCTGATGCTCTACTTGAGGCTGAAAAGGCTGACAAAGAACGGCAGGCAAATTCATCTGCATCATTCCCCCATTTACATGGCATTCCTGTTTTACTCAAGGATTTAATTGCAACAAAAGACAAACTTAACACAACAGCAGGATCATTCGCCTTGTTGGGATCAGTGGTGCCTCGTGATGCTGCAGTGGTGCTGAAACTAAGGCAGGCCGGTGCTGTCATATTAGGGAAGGCTAGCTTGAGTGAATGGGCAAATTTTCGTTCACTTTCTGCACCTAGTGGTTGGAGTTCGCGGGGTGGTCAAGGGAAA AATCCTTATGTTTTATCAGCAGATCCTTGTGGTTCAAGTAGTGGATCAGCCATATCTGTAGCTGCAAATATGGTAGCAATATCACTGGGCACAGAGACTGATGGTTCGATCTTATGTCCAGCCAGCTTCAATGCTGTAGTGGGCATCAAACCAACTGTTGGCCTCACTAGCAGATCGGGGGTCATTCCAATCTCTCCTAGACAAGACACAGTCGG GCCTATCTGCAGAAGTGTAGCAGATGCAGTTTATGTTCTTGAGACAATAGCAGGTTATGATTCAAATGATGCCAATGCAACAAAAGTGGCATCAAAGTACATTCCATCCGGTGGATATACTCAATTCTTGAGGATCAATGGCCTTGTTGGAAAAAGATTGGGGATAGTTAGAAATCCATTTTTCAGCTTTATTAATGATTCTGAGGTATCACTACATTTTGAACAGCATTTTAAGACACTCAG GCAAAGAGGCGCAATTTTGGTAGATGATCTTGAAGTGCCCAACATCAGTGTTATCCTAAACTCCACTTTAAGTGGTGAAGCAACAGCCCTGTTAGCTGAATTCAAGCTATCTATAAATGCGTACTTGGAAGACCTTGTGATTTCCCCAGTTCGTTCCTTGGCAGATATAATAGCGTTTAACCAGAATTTCTCTGATTTG GAAATGCTAGATGAACTCGGGCAAGTAATATTTTTGGCTGCAGAAGCCACAAACGGTATAGGCATGGACGAGACAAAAGCTATACTGAGTTTAGAAAAACTGAGTAGAGATGGACTGGAAAAGCTAATGCGAGACCATAAGCTTGATGCAGTAGTGACTCCTAGTCCATTTTGTGCTCCGGTTCTTGCAATCGGAGGGTATCCAGGAATCACTGTCCCTGCTGCATATGATAGTAATGGGGTTCCCCGGGGCATATGTTTTGGTGGCTTGAAAGGCTCAGAGCCTAAACTGATAGAAATCGCCTATGGGTTTGAGCAAGCAACCAAGATTCGAAAGCCTCCTACATTTCTACTTTAA